The Lycium barbarum isolate Lr01 chromosome 12, ASM1917538v2, whole genome shotgun sequence genome includes a region encoding these proteins:
- the LOC132624714 gene encoding L10-interacting MYB domain-containing protein-like, which translates to MEQASENSRLTWRLDVVKTFLETCIQEVSLNGRQGSSLKPDSWNKVKVVLQTSHDFIVTQKKMKNHYDYLKEKYQAWLPISKKTGNIYDPATNTIRMSNEEWDEYIKAHPKAKTLRSASLPFPELCTTLFEGSTATGIHGWSPSCTTPRPCASSVATNIDIDSLDDIEDLLGDKNDGASKDFSISIFNSN; encoded by the exons atgGAACAAGCTAGTGAAAATTCAAGATTGACTTGGAGATTGGATGTAGTAAAAACATTTTTAGAAACTTGTATTCAAGAAGTGTCATTGAATGGGAGACAAGGAAGTAGTTTGAAGCCAGATTCATGGAACAAGGTTAAGGTTGTTCTGCAAACTTCTCATGactttatagtcacacaaaagaAGATGAAGAACCATTATGATTATCTAAAAGAAAAATATCAAGCTTGGTTGCCAATAAGTAAAAAGACTGGTAATATTTATGATCCAGCAACCAATACCATTCGAATGTCTAACGAGGAGTGGGATGAGTACATAAAG GCTCATCCAAAAGCCAAGACATTGAGGAGTGCATCTCTACCCTTTCCGGAACTTTGTACAACATTATTTGAGGGTTCTACTGCAACAGGCATTCATGGTTGGAGTCCAAGTTGTACAACTCCGCGGCCCTGTGCCTCTTCTGTAGCTACTAATATAGACATAGATTCACTTGATGACATTGAGGATCTACTTGGTGACAAAAATGATGGAGCTTCTAAAGATTTTTCCATCTCAATCTTCAATTCCAACTGA
- the LOC132624800 gene encoding uncharacterized protein LOC132624800: MDIDDQILWLMSLYWQRNRYRLKYDRRIRDLTSSLSGQKYTLELLSGSNRQCIELMRMSRDAYVRLCQHFRHNGWLIDSKHISVEEKIAIFLTIIGHNERYVVIKRRFQHSLQTIHKYFHEVLEAMMNFAKEMIAPTTFNSNVNIPGAHNRLRRIFKGAIGALDGTLVHVVVPANQQIVYRGRGKGKCYQNVLAICDFDMVFTYVYAGWEGVAHDARVLTEIASNPDNGFPFPPPNKYYLCDAAYPNTRGFLAPYRNIRYWLGDYRRRRAITKEEKFNHAHAQLRNVIERSYGILKARFPILDKMADVA; this comes from the exons ATGGATATCGATGATCAAATATTATGGTTGATGAGCTTGTATTGGCAGAGAAATCGTTATAGACTCAAGTATGatagaagaattagagatttaaCATCATCTTTATCTGGTCAAAAGTATACATTAGAACTATTATCTGGCTCTAATCGACAATGTATAGAATTGATGCGCATGTCACGTGATGCATATGTTCGGCTATGTCAACATTTTAGACATAATGGATGGCTCATAGATAGCAAACATATATCTGTCGAAGAGAAGATAGCAATATTCTTAACTATTATAGGACATAACGAGCGTTACGTCGTAATCAAGAGAAGATTTCAACATTCTTTGCAGACAATTCACAAGTATTTTCACGAGGTTCTTGAGGCAATGATGAATTTTGCAAAAGAGATGATAGCACCTACAACATTTAATTCGAATGTGAATATTCCTGGTGCTCATAACAGGTTACGAAGAATTTTTAAG GGAGCAATAGGTGCACTAGACGGGACATTAGTACATGTTGTTGTTCCCGCTAATCAACAAATTGTTTACAGAGGAAGGGGAAAAGGTAAATGCTATCAGAATGTTCTGGCAATATGTGACTTCGATATGGTCTTCACTTATGTTTATGCTGGATGGGAAGGGGTAGCACATGATGCACGCGTTTTAACCGAGATTGCATCTAATCCAGATAATGGCTTTCCATTTCCTCCACCAA ATAAATACTATCTATGTGATGCGGCATATCCTAATACTCGAGGATTTCTAGCACCGTATCGTAATATTCGATATTGGTTAGGAGATTATCGTCGTAGGCGTGCCATAACGAAGGAGGAAAAGTTTAATCATGCTCATGCACAGCTTAGAAACGTTATCGAACGTTCCTATGGAATACTGAAAGCAAGATTTCCTATATTGGACAAGATggctgatgtggcgtga